In Leptodactylus fuscus isolate aLepFus1 chromosome 2, aLepFus1.hap2, whole genome shotgun sequence, one genomic interval encodes:
- the CLUH gene encoding clustered mitochondria protein homolog isoform X2: MVSKTEEPGVQSPAAPAHCPDKRPCCEHPSSMPLMNGDGAHEHQAEVEPKQNGHDITEQVEDGSEQEVIVIQDTGFTVKIQVPGIETFSIQVSPQEMVQEIHQVLMDREDTCHRTCFSLQLDGNVLDNFAELKTIEGFEEGSVLKVVEEPYTVREARIHVRHIRDLLKSLDPSDAFNGVDCNSLSFLSVFTDGDLGESGKKKKKGAELEQIDCTPPEYILPGSKERPLCPLQPQNKDWKPLQCLKVFTMSGWNPPPGNRKMHGDLMYLYVITMEDRHVSITASTRGFYLNQSTAYTFNPKPANPSFLSHSLVELLNQVSPVFKKNFAALQKKRVQRHPFERIATPFQLYSWSAPQVEHAMDCVRAEDAYTSRLGYEEHIPGQTRDWNEELQTTRELPRKNLPERLLRERAIFKVHSDFTAAATRGAMAVIDGNVMAINPSEETKMQMFIWNNIFFSLGFDVRDHYKDFGGDSAAYVSPTNDLNGVRTYNAVDVEGLYTLGTVVVDYRGYRVTAQSIIPGILEREQEQSVIYGSIDFGKTVVSHPKYLELLEKTSRPLKILKHKVLNDKEEEVELCSSVECKGIIGNDGRHYILDLLRTFPPDLNFLPIEGEDMPEECKKMGFPKEHRHKLCCLRQELVDAFVEHRYLLFMKLAAMQLMQQKTSSQENPAALENGGSATSSDSSAQGEAPEQSQSADKTVDNKDGESHVKELSETVASDTEADLKSREVIRKACQAVGSVSETSFDIRFNPDIFSPGVRFPESAQVEVLNQKQLLKDAAAFVLSCQIPCLIKDCLDHNVVPMDGATLAEAMHQRGINMRYLGKVIEIVKKFPIPSQLDHVYKILISEVITRSAKHVFKTYLQGVELSGLSAAISHFLNCFLSSFPNSIAHLPTDELVSKKKNKKRKNRNLGSADNTAWASVTPQELWKNICTEAKAYFDFSLECENVDQAVEIYNLQKISLLREICNKVGIQVLLKEYNFDNRHKPTFTEEDILNIFPVVKHVNPKASDAFHFFQSGQAKVQQGFLKEGCELINEALNLFNNVYGAMHVEICACLRLLARLNYIMGDYSEALSNQQKAVLMSERILGIEHPSTIQEYMHLALYCFANNQLSIALNLLYRARYLMLLVYGEGHPEMALLDSNIGLVLHGVMEYDLSLRFLENALNINSKYHGAKSLKVALSHHLVARVYETKGEFRSALQHEKEGYTIYKNQLGEQHEKTKESSEYLKYLTQQAVALQRTMNEIYKNGSSANIMPLKFTAPSMASVLDQLNIINGILFIPLSQKDLENLKAEVQRRQQLQEAIKEADNPETENKETETSESIETNAATSDTAETQTSA; encoded by the exons AACATCCCAGCAGCATGCCTTTGATGAATGGTGATGGGGCACACGAGCATCAAGCAGAGGTGGAGCCAAAGCAAAATGGACATGACATCACTGAACAAGTGGAGGATGGAAGTGAGCAGGAGGTTATTGTTATTCAGGATACCGGCTTTACAGTGAAGATACAAGTCCCTGGGATAGAGACATTTTCAATACAG GTGTCTCCTCAGGAGATGGTTCAGGAGATCCATCAGGTTCTTATGGACAGGGAGGACACCTGCCATAGGACATGTTTCTCACTTCAGTTAGACGGAAATGTGTTGGACAACTTTGCAGAGCTCAAGACCATAGAAGGATTTGAGGAAGGTTCTGTTCTGAAAGTTGTTGAAG AACCATACACTGTGCGTGAGGCCAGGATCCATGTTCGTCACATAAGAGACCTTTTGAAAAGCCTGGACCCCTCCGATGCTTTCAATGGAGTGGACTGTAACTCTTTGTCATTCTTAAGTGTCTTTACAGATGGCGATCTTGGAG AGAgtggaaagaagaaaaagaagggcGCTGAGCTTGAACAGATAGATTGTACCCCTCCGGAGTACATTTTACCTGGAAGCAAAGAGAGACCTCTCTGTCCTCTGCAACCACAGAACAAGGACTGGAAG CCTTTGCAATGTTTAAAAGTGTTCACAATGAGTGGCTGGAACCCCCCTCCCGGGAACAGGAAAATGCATGGAGATCTGATGTACTTGTATGTCATAACTATGGAGGACCGTCATGTCAGCATTACAGCGTCTACCCGGGGATTCTACCTCAACCA ATCTACAGCGTACACCTTCAATCCCAAACCAGCCAATCCCAGCTTCCTTAGTCACTCTTTGGTGGAACTGCTCAACCAAGTCAGTCCTGTATTCAAGAAGAATTTTGCTGCACTACAGAAGAAAAG GGTTCAAAGACATCCTTTTGAAAGGATCGCTACCCCATTCCAGCTCTATAGCTGGTCGGCCCCACAGGTAGAACACGCCATGGACTGTGTTAGAGCAGAGGATGCATATACATCCCGTCTCGGTTATGAAGAGCACATTCCTGGCCAG ACTAGAGACTGGAATGAAGAACTGCAGACCACAAGAGAATTGCCCCGCAAAAACCTGCCTGAAAGACTGTTAAGGGAGAGAGCAATATTCAAG GTGCACAGTGACTTTACAGCAGCTGCTACCAGAGGCGCCATGGCCGTCATTGATGGGAATGTCATGGCCATTAACCCCAGTGAAGAGACAAAAATGCAAATGTTTATCTGGAACAATATCTTTTTCAGCTTGGGATTTGATGTTCGAGATCACTACAAAGATTTTGGTGGGGATAGTGCTGCCTATGTATCTCCCACAAATGACCTTAATGGAGTAAGGACCTACAATGCAGTGGATGTAGAAGGACTATACACCTTAGGGACAGTGGTGGTGGACTATCGAGGTTACAGGGTTACGGCACAATCCATTATCCCAGGGATTTTGGAGCGGGAACAAGAGCAGAGTGTCATTTACGGGTCCATTGACTTTGGCAAAACTGTTGTGTCCCATCCTAAGTACCTGGAGTTGTTAGAAAAAACAAGCCGGCCACTTAAGATCCTAAAACACAAAGTCCTTAATGATAAAGAAGAGGAGGTGGAGCTGTGCTCCTCAGTAGAGTGCAAGGGGATCATTGGCAATGATGGGCGTCACTATATTTTGGACTTGTTACGCACTTTTCCTCCAGACCTCAATTTCCTACCTATAGAAGGTGAGGACATGCCAGAAGAATGTAAGAAGATGGGTTTCCCCAAAGAACACAGACACAAATTATGCTGCCTACGTCAGGAGTTGGTGGATGCTTTTGTGGAACACAG ATACCTCCTGTTTATGAAATTGGCTGCCATGCAGCTCATGCAGCAGAAGACCTCCTCACAGGAGAACCCCGCTGCCCTGGAAAATGGGGGATCTGCAACCTCATCTGATTCCTCAGCCCAAGGTGAGGCTCCGGAACAGAGCCAGTCTGCAGACAAGACAGTGGACAATAAAGATGGAGAGTCCCATGTCAAAGAACTATCAGAAACTGTGGCATCTGACACTGAAGCTG atctgAAGAGTCGGGAAGTCATCCGCAAGGCGTGTCAAGCTGTGGGATCAGTCAGTGAGACCTCCTTTGATATACGTTTTAACCCAGATATCTTTTCTCCAG GTGTGCGCTTCCCGGAGTCTGCACAGGTGGAGGTTCTGAACCAGAAACAATTATTGAAGGACGCAGCAGCTTTTGTATTGTCCTGTCAGATTCCATGTTTG ATTAAGGACTGTCTTGACCATAATGTAGTTCCCATGGATGGAGCAACCCTGGCAGAAGCAATGCACCAGAGAGGAATTAACATGCGCTACCTAGGCAAAGTTATAGAGATCGTCAAAAAGTTCCCTATCCCATCCCAGCTAGATCATGTCTAT AAAATCCTAATTAGTGAAGTGATCACCAGGTCTGCAAAACACGTCTTCAAGACCTACCTGCAG GGTGTAGAGCTGTCTGGCCTCTCTGCTGCCATTAGCCATTTCCTGAACTGCTTCCTAAGCTCCTTCCCCAACTCCATTGCTCACCTTCCCACTGATGAGCTGGTctccaagaaaaaaaacaagaagcGCAAGAACAGGAACCTTGGCAGTGCTGACAACACCGCCTGGGCCAGTGTCACCCCTCAGGAGCTATGGAAGAACATCTGCACCGAAGCCAAAGCCTACTTTGACTTCAGTCTTGAATG TGAAAATGTGGACCAGGCCGTGGAGATCTACAACCTGCAGAAGATCAGCCTTCTCCGAGAAATCTGTAACAAAGTTGGCATCCAG GTTCTACTTAAAGAGTACAACTTTGATAACCGACATAAGCCCACCTTTACTGAAGAggatattttaaatattttcccTGTGGTGAAACATGTAAATCCCAAAGCATCTGATGCTTTTCATTTCTTCCAAAGTGGACAAGCTAAAGTGCAACAGG gtttccttaagGAAGGGTGTGAACTTATTAATGAAGCCTTAAATTTGTTTAATAATGTGTATGGCGCAATGCACGTAGAGATCTGTGCGTGCCTACGACTACTCGCCCGACTGAACTACATCATGGGTGACTACTCAGAG GCCTTAAGCAATCAGCAGAAAGCAGTATTGATGAGCGAGAGGATTCTGGGTATTGAGCACCCCAGCACCATCCAGGAATAT ATGCATCTAGCTTTGTACTGCTTTGCAAATAACCAGCTTTCCATTGCATTGAATCTACTATACCGAGCCCGGTATCTCATGCTGCTTGTGTACGGAGAAGGTCACCCTGAAATGGCGCTCTTAGAT AGCAACATTGGCCTGGTGCTTCACGGAGTAATGGAGTATGACCTGTCTCTCCGCTTCTTGGAGAACGCACTTAACATCAACTCTAAATATCATGGCGCCAAGTCTCTCAAGGTTGCACTCAG TCACCATCTTGTTGCTCGTGTGTATGAAACTAAAGGAGAGTTTCGCTCGGCGTTGCAGCACGAGAAGGAAGGCTACACAATATACAAGAACCAG CTGGGGGAACAACACGAAAAGACCAAAGAAAGTTCTGAGTACTTGAAGTACCTCACCCAGCAGGCTGTAGCTTTACAGCGCACAATGAATGAGATCTACAAGAATGGATCCAGTGCCAATATAATGCCTCTGAAG TTCACAGCACCGAGCATGGCCAGTGTTCTGGACCAGCTGAATATCATTAATGGAATCTTGTTCATCCCACTCAG TCAAAAAGACCTGGAAAACCTGAAAGCTGAGGTCCAGCGGCGCCAACAGCTACAAGAAGCCATCAAGGAAGCCGACAATCCAGAGACTGAAAACAAAGAAACGGAAACGTCAGAATCCATTGAAACAAACGCAGCCACGAGTGACACTGCAGAAACACAAACCTCCGCTTAG